One region of Bacterioplanoides sp. SCSIO 12839 genomic DNA includes:
- the tolA gene encoding cell envelope integrity protein TolA, with protein sequence MNWKNPDSYGFATVIAVIIHLLVAGLFLIEWPDSHSQRLESTPQHMMANVVQEENKAVKERQRKAEQAKKRKQRDAKRRAEKERQRKLTAKRKQEKARQEKLKQQKLAKQKAEAEKKRKAEAKRAAEQKIAQQKAAAEQAEQERLKQQELERQQAEQQLLEELAQEQAEAELREQQAAAERAERAAVMTSEFTGLIRQQVQSQWRYPPAVDASMEVELRLSLVPTGEVIQVQIIKSSGNQALDRSVEQAVKKASPLPVPDDIAVFEQNFRHFTMKFRPENASW encoded by the coding sequence ATGAACTGGAAAAATCCGGATAGTTATGGTTTTGCCACCGTTATTGCGGTGATTATTCATCTGCTGGTGGCTGGCTTATTTTTAATTGAGTGGCCGGATAGCCATTCTCAGCGGCTGGAATCGACGCCTCAGCATATGATGGCGAATGTGGTTCAGGAAGAAAATAAAGCGGTAAAAGAGCGCCAGCGTAAAGCGGAGCAAGCGAAGAAGCGCAAACAACGTGACGCGAAACGCCGTGCTGAAAAAGAACGTCAACGCAAGCTGACTGCCAAGCGCAAACAAGAAAAAGCGCGCCAGGAAAAACTAAAGCAACAAAAACTGGCCAAACAAAAAGCGGAAGCCGAAAAAAAACGCAAAGCCGAAGCAAAACGAGCAGCCGAGCAAAAAATTGCTCAACAAAAGGCTGCGGCAGAACAAGCTGAGCAGGAACGGCTGAAACAGCAAGAGTTAGAACGGCAGCAAGCTGAACAACAATTATTGGAAGAATTGGCTCAGGAGCAGGCTGAGGCAGAATTACGTGAGCAACAAGCCGCAGCTGAACGAGCTGAGCGTGCTGCAGTGATGACTTCTGAATTTACCGGGCTTATTCGCCAGCAAGTGCAATCACAATGGCGCTATCCGCCAGCCGTGGATGCGAGCATGGAAGTTGAATTGAGATTGTCTCTGGTACCTACTGGAGAAGTGATTCAGGTTCAGATTATAAAAAGCAGTGGCAATCAGGCACTGGATCGCTCCGTAGAGCAGGCAGTTAAAAAAGCCTCACCTTTGCCAGTGCCTGATGATATTGCGGTGTTTGAACAAAACTTCCGTCATTTTACGATGAAATTCCGACCGGAGAATGCCTCGTGGTAA
- the ruvB gene encoding Holliday junction branch migration DNA helicase RuvB: protein MIEEDRFISPQPVMGEERQDRAIRPKSLDDYIGQPHVREQMEIFIGAARARGEALDHTLVFGPPGLGKTTLANIIAEEMGSQIKSTSGPVLEKAGDLAAMLTNLEEGDVLFIDEIHRLNPAVEEVLYPAMEDYQLDIMVGEGPAARSIKIDLPPFTLVGATTRAGLLTSPLRDRFGIVQRLEFYNIDDLTGIVSRSGRLMELDVDGQGAREIARRARGTPRIANRLLRRVRDYAQVKSDGVVNQDVADAALNMLNVDAQGFDHMDRRLLLTLLEKYDGGPAGVESLAASIGEERDTIEDVLEPYLMQQGYITRTPRGRMATRQAYQHFGLELPKRFLADED, encoded by the coding sequence GTGATTGAAGAAGATCGCTTTATCAGCCCGCAACCTGTCATGGGTGAGGAACGTCAGGATCGTGCCATTCGCCCGAAAAGTCTGGATGACTATATCGGTCAGCCGCATGTGCGCGAGCAGATGGAAATTTTTATTGGTGCTGCACGTGCTCGTGGTGAAGCGCTGGATCATACACTGGTGTTTGGTCCGCCAGGACTAGGCAAAACCACCTTGGCGAATATCATTGCCGAAGAAATGGGGTCGCAGATTAAATCTACCTCAGGGCCTGTATTGGAAAAAGCTGGCGATCTGGCCGCCATGCTTACCAATCTGGAAGAAGGCGATGTGTTGTTTATCGACGAAATTCATCGCCTGAACCCGGCGGTGGAAGAAGTGCTGTATCCGGCAATGGAAGATTATCAGTTGGATATTATGGTGGGCGAAGGCCCCGCGGCCCGTTCTATTAAAATTGATTTACCACCTTTTACATTGGTAGGCGCCACCACAAGGGCTGGTTTGTTAACCTCGCCGTTACGTGATCGCTTTGGCATTGTTCAGCGTCTGGAGTTTTACAATATCGACGATTTAACCGGCATTGTGTCGCGTTCTGGTCGTTTAATGGAGCTCGATGTTGATGGTCAGGGAGCGCGCGAAATTGCTCGTCGTGCTCGTGGTACCCCACGTATCGCCAATCGTTTATTACGCCGGGTGCGCGACTATGCTCAGGTGAAATCTGATGGTGTGGTGAATCAGGATGTGGCTGACGCAGCCTTGAATATGCTGAATGTTGATGCTCAGGGCTTCGACCACATGGACCGCCGTTTATTGCTGACTCTTTTAGAAAAATACGATGGCGGCCCGGCCGGTGTGGAAAGCCTGGCGGCATCCATCGGTGAAGAGCGCGACACCATTGAAGATGTATTGGAGCCGTATCTGATGCAGCAGGGTTATATTACCCGAACACCGCGAGGTCGTATGGCAACGCGCCAGGCCTACCAGCATTTTGGTCTGGAGTTACCCAAGCGTTTTCTGGCAGACGAAGACTAA
- a CDS encoding protease complex subunit PrcB family protein translates to MMLLRSAFLLSLSVLASCTTSTVLLQPSEPQQNCTAHEGVALINRDGVRLSLGQRPSAGYGIDHSVREEEGVVSIHYRETRPPEGSLSAQVITTPCVYVPLPQNWQKARVVNKDNGQTWEFRSPPVYKTIPAQ, encoded by the coding sequence ATGATGCTATTACGATCCGCTTTTTTGTTATCACTGTCTGTTTTGGCATCCTGTACTACCAGTACCGTTCTGTTACAGCCTTCAGAGCCGCAGCAAAACTGCACGGCTCACGAAGGTGTGGCACTGATAAATCGGGATGGGGTACGTTTATCGTTGGGGCAGCGTCCATCCGCCGGTTATGGCATTGATCATAGCGTTCGTGAAGAAGAGGGTGTGGTTAGCATTCACTATCGTGAAACACGGCCGCCAGAAGGCAGTCTTTCGGCACAGGTGATTACCACTCCATGTGTGTATGTTCCGTTACCACAAAATTGGCAGAAAGCCCGGGTGGTGAACAAGGATAACGGACAAACCTGGGAGTTCCGCTCGCCGCCGGTTTATAAGACAATTCCGGCTCAATAA
- the ruvC gene encoding crossover junction endodeoxyribonuclease RuvC → MAIILGIDPGSRITGFGVINSIGQKNEYITSGCIRVGDGELPERLKKIFDCVTELIETYSPQEFAIEQVFMGKNADSALKLGQARGVAIVAASLHGLPVGEYAARSIKQAVVGKGSATKEQVQMMVQHLLKLPGKPQADAADALAIAITHANTRASLVNQAGIKSFARGRVKI, encoded by the coding sequence ATGGCCATTATTCTTGGCATCGACCCCGGATCCCGTATCACAGGTTTTGGGGTTATTAATTCAATCGGGCAGAAAAATGAATACATCACCAGCGGCTGTATTCGCGTAGGTGACGGTGAACTGCCGGAACGCCTGAAAAAAATCTTTGACTGTGTCACTGAGCTAATTGAAACCTACTCCCCACAGGAATTTGCCATCGAGCAGGTGTTTATGGGAAAAAATGCCGATTCAGCACTAAAACTGGGTCAGGCACGGGGTGTTGCCATTGTTGCCGCTTCTTTACATGGCTTACCTGTGGGTGAATACGCGGCCAGAAGTATCAAGCAGGCAGTGGTTGGTAAAGGTAGCGCCACCAAAGAGCAGGTGCAGATGATGGTGCAGCACTTGCTGAAACTACCGGGCAAACCCCAGGCGGATGCCGCTGATGCGCTTGCTATCGCCATTACTCATGCCAACACCCGAGCCAGCTTGGTTAATCAGGCAGGTATCAAAAGTTTTGCCCGTGGGCGAGTGAAAATATAA
- the ybgC gene encoding tol-pal system-associated acyl-CoA thioesterase: MSEFRWPVRVYYEDTDAGGIVYYANYLKFFERARTEWLRQLGFNQELLRQQGILFVVREVNAKYKQPARLDDELQVSVAVEKMGKASFNIVQTVYRVSSEEEQTLVSGSVSIACIDDKGKPRIIPADILSAV; encoded by the coding sequence ATGAGTGAATTTCGTTGGCCAGTACGTGTGTATTATGAAGATACCGACGCCGGTGGCATTGTTTATTACGCCAATTATTTAAAGTTTTTTGAGCGCGCCCGCACGGAATGGTTACGCCAGTTAGGGTTTAATCAGGAGTTGCTGCGCCAGCAGGGGATTTTATTTGTGGTGCGTGAAGTGAATGCTAAATACAAACAGCCTGCGCGCCTGGATGATGAACTACAGGTCAGTGTGGCCGTCGAAAAGATGGGTAAAGCCAGTTTTAACATTGTTCAGACGGTTTATCGTGTTTCCTCAGAAGAAGAGCAGACCTTGGTCAGTGGCAGCGTTTCAATTGCCTGTATTGATGACAAAGGTAAACCCAGAATAATACCCGCAGATATATTGTCTGCCGTTTAA
- the tolQ gene encoding protein TolQ has translation MSIISLIANASIVVQLVMLMLLAASVLSWIVIVQRSRLLAASRDQLLDFEERFWSGVDLNALYRECQQQPTHSAVENVFMAGLKEFSKMRQQNTNDPDAVMAGVQRAMRISITRESEALDTHLPFLATVGSTSPYIGLFGTVWGIMHSFQGLAAVKQATIATVAPGISEALVATAMGLLAAIPAVIFYNRFATRVDQMVTGMHTFADEFSSLLYRQAHKIHQASQSEKAAKVDAQ, from the coding sequence ATGTCCATTATTTCGTTAATTGCCAATGCCAGCATTGTGGTACAGCTGGTCATGTTAATGTTGCTGGCTGCATCGGTATTGAGCTGGATTGTGATCGTACAGCGCAGTCGTTTATTGGCTGCCAGTCGCGATCAATTACTCGATTTTGAAGAGCGTTTTTGGTCAGGTGTGGATTTAAATGCCTTGTATCGTGAGTGTCAGCAGCAGCCAACCCACAGCGCGGTTGAAAACGTCTTTATGGCAGGCTTAAAAGAATTCAGCAAAATGCGTCAGCAAAACACGAATGATCCGGATGCCGTAATGGCTGGTGTTCAGCGTGCCATGCGTATCAGCATTACCCGCGAATCCGAAGCGCTGGATACGCATTTACCCTTTCTGGCAACGGTCGGCTCAACCAGCCCTTATATCGGCCTGTTTGGTACTGTATGGGGGATTATGCATTCATTTCAGGGGCTGGCTGCGGTTAAGCAGGCGACCATTGCCACAGTTGCACCAGGCATCTCTGAGGCGTTGGTGGCGACTGCGATGGGCTTATTAGCAGCTATTCCGGCGGTGATTTTTTATAACCGTTTTGCGACCCGTGTTGACCAGATGGTGACGGGAATGCACACATTTGCCGATGAATTTTCATCCCTGTTGTATCGACAGGCGCATAAAATTCATCAGGCATCGCAGTCTGAGAAAGCGGCTAAAGTGGATGCGCAATAA
- the tolB gene encoding Tol-Pal system beta propeller repeat protein TolB: MVNRPFISFFLFLSLMLTAVISRAELVIEVTQGKQSAMPIAVVPFAWAGNEQLPEDVSAIVANDLASSGYFSVMPAANMISRPSELSQVVYPDWSRLQQDFVVIGRINASPTGYAVEFHVLDVHQQVEVFRHRVKGKASQLRDVAHYISDFIFKKLTGVDGVFSTKLIYVTTNQQRTRFNLNYADADGAREQLIFKSKDPIISPAWSPDGKTVAYVSFENGKSEIFFQTLATGKREKIAAFRGSNSAPAFSPDGKKLAFVRSQLGNPDIWILDLPTRSLERITRHYGIDTEPQWMPDGESLIFTSSRAGGPQIYQVSLADKKVKRLTFEGRYNARARVTADGRKMVYVHQAADRFHIASQEIKTGRVHILTSETELDESPSVAPNGSMVVYAASEADRSILAAVSVDGEVKFRLPSRYGDVREPAWSPILQ; the protein is encoded by the coding sequence GTGGTAAACCGACCTTTTATATCTTTTTTTCTGTTCTTATCCCTGATGCTGACGGCTGTGATCAGCCGTGCAGAACTGGTTATTGAAGTGACCCAGGGAAAGCAGAGTGCTATGCCGATTGCTGTGGTGCCTTTTGCCTGGGCCGGTAATGAGCAACTGCCAGAAGACGTCAGTGCGATTGTGGCTAACGACCTGGCATCCAGCGGTTATTTCTCGGTGATGCCTGCAGCCAATATGATCAGTCGGCCAAGTGAATTGTCTCAGGTGGTGTATCCGGATTGGTCGCGCTTGCAGCAGGACTTTGTGGTGATTGGCCGTATTAACGCGTCACCAACAGGGTATGCGGTGGAGTTTCATGTGCTCGATGTGCACCAGCAGGTTGAGGTGTTTCGCCATCGGGTGAAAGGCAAGGCCAGCCAGTTAAGAGATGTGGCGCATTACATCAGCGATTTTATTTTCAAAAAGCTGACCGGCGTTGATGGTGTATTTTCAACCAAGCTGATTTATGTCACGACCAACCAACAGCGAACCCGGTTTAATCTGAATTATGCCGATGCAGACGGCGCTCGTGAGCAACTGATTTTTAAATCCAAAGACCCGATAATTTCACCGGCCTGGTCGCCGGACGGTAAAACCGTTGCGTATGTTTCGTTTGAAAATGGCAAAAGTGAAATCTTTTTTCAGACGTTAGCGACGGGTAAACGCGAAAAAATTGCAGCGTTCCGTGGTTCAAACAGTGCGCCAGCGTTTTCTCCTGATGGCAAAAAACTGGCCTTTGTGCGCTCACAGCTGGGCAATCCGGACATTTGGATCCTGGATCTTCCGACGCGCAGTCTTGAGCGCATTACACGTCATTACGGTATCGACACTGAACCACAATGGATGCCGGATGGTGAAAGTCTGATTTTCACTTCCAGCCGTGCCGGTGGGCCACAAATTTATCAGGTGTCGCTGGCGGATAAAAAGGTTAAGCGACTGACATTCGAAGGTCGTTATAATGCTCGTGCACGGGTGACAGCCGACGGACGTAAGATGGTGTATGTGCATCAGGCGGCGGATCGTTTTCACATTGCTTCACAGGAAATTAAAACGGGCAGAGTGCACATTTTGACCAGCGAAACCGAATTGGATGAATCGCCTAGTGTTGCACCTAATGGAAGTATGGTAGTTTATGCCGCAAGTGAGGCAGATCGCAGCATTCTAGCGGCAGTATCGGTCGATGGAGAGGTGAAATTCCGGTTACCATCGCGTTACGGCGACGTCAGAGAGCCTGCTTGGTCACCAATTTTACAATGA
- the ybgF gene encoding tol-pal system protein YbgF codes for MKNVILPLALAISLSAVAEDEWVSVGANRTVAPAQPDTQSPSSSLSTPLPSPTYHSANSGAEVDSSDLLSELLLQIEQMQQEIAELRSQVESQGQQLSGMEQDQQARYLDLDRRVAALSQTKTAVKPVTSVSDGAQTAAAASSADAYKAAMTLVREKKYSDANDAFTAFVKQYPDDKLVANAWYWNGEVYLVQSQFEPAKNAFEQVVTQFPDHAKAADATYKLGVTFHKLGNDQEARRWLNTVIERYEGQSDATVRLAKSYLKKLSAAE; via the coding sequence ATGAAAAACGTCATCCTGCCTTTAGCGCTGGCGATATCGCTCAGCGCTGTTGCAGAGGATGAATGGGTTTCGGTAGGTGCCAACCGTACGGTGGCACCTGCACAACCTGATACCCAATCGCCGTCCTCTTCGTTATCTACTCCGTTACCCTCTCCGACATATCATTCAGCCAATTCTGGTGCTGAAGTCGATTCTTCTGATTTATTATCTGAACTGTTGTTGCAAATTGAACAAATGCAGCAGGAAATTGCGGAATTACGCAGTCAGGTTGAGTCTCAAGGGCAGCAACTCTCGGGAATGGAACAGGATCAGCAAGCCCGATATCTGGATCTTGACCGTCGAGTAGCGGCTTTAAGTCAGACTAAAACCGCGGTAAAACCAGTCACATCTGTTTCCGATGGAGCACAAACTGCAGCGGCCGCCTCTTCGGCGGATGCTTATAAAGCGGCTATGACGCTGGTGCGAGAGAAAAAATACAGCGACGCCAATGACGCTTTCACAGCTTTTGTGAAGCAATACCCGGATGACAAGCTGGTGGCGAATGCCTGGTACTGGAATGGTGAAGTCTATTTGGTACAGAGTCAGTTTGAGCCGGCCAAAAACGCTTTTGAGCAGGTTGTGACTCAGTTTCCGGATCATGCCAAAGCAGCCGATGCGACGTATAAGCTGGGTGTGACGTTTCACAAGCTGGGCAATGATCAGGAAGCCCGACGCTGGTTGAATACCGTAATCGAGCGTTATGAAGGTCAATCGGATGCCACAGTGCGGTTGGCAAAGTCGTATCTGAAGAAACTATCAGCGGCAGAATAA
- the ruvA gene encoding Holliday junction branch migration protein RuvA: MIGRLQGIILEKQAPDLLIDVNGVGYEVQAPLSTFVSLGKPGDVAVIYTHLAIREDAHQLYGFSDKGQRTLFRTLIKVSGVGPKLALAILSGMDVNSFASCVHAEDVTALTKLPGVGKKTAERLIVEMRDRLKEWQAPAPLWAAVDEAEKASRDQVLAEAESALVALGYKPTDAAKMLNKVAADDLSAEELIRLALKSTLGR, translated from the coding sequence ATGATTGGTCGTCTGCAAGGCATCATCCTCGAAAAACAAGCTCCTGATTTATTAATTGATGTGAACGGTGTGGGCTATGAAGTCCAGGCGCCGTTATCGACGTTTGTCAGCTTAGGCAAACCCGGTGATGTGGCGGTGATTTATACCCATCTGGCGATCCGTGAAGATGCCCATCAGTTATATGGTTTCAGTGATAAAGGTCAGCGAACCTTGTTTCGCACGCTGATTAAAGTCAGTGGTGTTGGTCCTAAGCTGGCGCTGGCGATTTTATCCGGCATGGACGTCAATTCTTTTGCCAGTTGTGTGCATGCTGAAGACGTAACGGCGTTAACCAAACTGCCTGGTGTTGGCAAAAAAACTGCCGAACGCTTAATTGTAGAAATGCGTGATCGCCTGAAAGAATGGCAGGCACCGGCTCCGCTATGGGCCGCAGTCGATGAAGCTGAAAAAGCCTCGCGTGACCAGGTACTGGCTGAGGCAGAAAGCGCGCTGGTGGCCTTGGGTTATAAACCGACTGACGCCGCCAAGATGCTGAATAAAGTCGCTGCGGATGATTTATCGGCCGAAGAGCTGATTCGTTTGGCGTTAAAAAGCACGCTGGGTCGATAA
- a CDS encoding murein transglycosylase domain-containing protein, which produces MRFSVFTAFFLLCFYCGSLQSVELPDNFAELPDDVQAVILEYTFFSEQADKVWGDDFEESSIYSMVKYLDDFHTRVRIDFARGKIRVESLGSKTPIQSLQKAITATLLTPANPNAIDLYTAADFGLTGKPFLAGQVLDHEGKSILYSWRAERFAQHLTASRLKKRGSRYWVDIPMVGNYKQISADRYRLPVSRAAERYRLSEALILAVIETESSFNPMAVSHANAYGLMQVMRNTAGKDVFQRIYKRRDKPTRQYLLNPEKNIDAGSAYLSILRDVYLKDIQGWLKKEYCIIAAYNGGAGNLFKAFHTNRKKAIARINAMSTDQVYHHIISQHPKAESRNYLKKVTRFKKKYVSW; this is translated from the coding sequence GTGCGCTTCTCTGTTTTTACTGCTTTCTTCCTGCTCTGTTTTTATTGTGGCTCGCTGCAGTCGGTCGAGTTACCGGATAATTTTGCTGAACTGCCGGATGATGTTCAGGCCGTTATTCTTGAATACACTTTTTTTTCCGAACAGGCGGATAAAGTCTGGGGTGATGACTTTGAAGAAAGTTCTATCTACTCCATGGTCAAATATCTGGATGACTTTCACACCCGGGTTCGAATTGATTTTGCCCGAGGGAAAATCAGAGTCGAAAGTTTAGGTTCGAAAACCCCGATACAATCATTGCAAAAAGCCATCACTGCGACCTTGCTGACACCTGCCAATCCCAATGCCATTGATCTCTATACCGCTGCCGATTTTGGTTTAACCGGTAAGCCGTTTCTTGCCGGTCAGGTATTAGATCATGAAGGAAAAAGTATTCTGTACTCCTGGCGGGCAGAGCGTTTTGCTCAGCACCTGACTGCTTCTCGTCTGAAAAAGCGTGGTTCACGCTATTGGGTTGATATCCCGATGGTGGGCAATTACAAACAAATCAGTGCTGATCGTTATCGTTTACCTGTTTCCAGAGCGGCAGAAAGATATCGTTTGTCTGAGGCTCTTATTCTGGCGGTGATTGAAACCGAAAGTAGCTTTAATCCCATGGCGGTTTCTCATGCCAATGCTTATGGCCTGATGCAGGTGATGAGAAATACCGCTGGCAAAGATGTGTTCCAGCGTATTTATAAACGCCGGGATAAACCCACGCGCCAGTATTTATTAAATCCGGAAAAAAATATCGATGCCGGTTCGGCGTATTTATCCATTCTCAGGGATGTCTATTTAAAAGACATTCAGGGTTGGCTGAAAAAAGAATATTGTATTATTGCTGCATACAATGGCGGGGCGGGTAATTTATTTAAGGCTTTTCACACTAATCGTAAAAAAGCGATTGCCCGGATTAATGCCATGAGCACTGATCAGGTTTATCATCATATCATCAGTCAGCATCCCAAAGCGGAATCGCGCAATTACCTGAAAAAAGTCACCCGGTTTAAGAAAAAATATGTCAGTTGGTAG
- the pal gene encoding peptidoglycan-associated lipoprotein Pal: MQKTALYKAFGLALSAALISACSSTGGVDEGAASSEPTAIEAQAADAQANAVEAGAVAGEALEAQAKEAQLALLELTVFYFDFDQSTLKEDGKDALKAHAAYLAANPSARVVLEGHADERGTVEYNLALGERRAMTVRRFLMANGAKAGQLQVVSFGEERPAAVGHDAASWDKNRRVEVKYQSR; encoded by the coding sequence ATGCAAAAAACTGCACTGTATAAAGCTTTTGGTTTGGCGCTGAGCGCGGCACTGATTTCAGCGTGTTCTAGCACCGGTGGTGTTGACGAAGGCGCGGCTTCTTCAGAGCCAACGGCAATTGAAGCACAGGCTGCTGACGCACAAGCGAATGCGGTTGAAGCGGGCGCGGTTGCTGGTGAAGCACTGGAAGCACAAGCAAAAGAAGCTCAGCTGGCACTGTTAGAGCTGACCGTGTTCTACTTCGATTTCGATCAGAGCACTCTGAAAGAAGACGGCAAAGACGCATTAAAAGCACACGCGGCTTACCTGGCGGCTAACCCATCTGCTCGCGTTGTTCTGGAAGGTCACGCAGACGAGCGTGGTACCGTTGAATACAACCTGGCTCTGGGTGAGCGTCGTGCAATGACTGTTCGTCGTTTCCTGATGGCTAACGGTGCAAAAGCTGGTCAGCTGCAGGTTGTTAGCTTCGGTGAAGAGCGTCCTGCCGCTGTTGGCCATGATGCTGCTTCCTGGGACAAAAACCGTCGCGTTGAAGTGAAATACCAGAGCCGTTAA
- the tolR gene encoding protein TolR → MEPMAPPVQKRRPMAEINVVPYIDVMLVLLIIFMVTAPMLVQTVPVDLPNVDATPTEIEPEDNTIIVSVNAAGLYFVERGDDDPKAMALADVTDYAGKITRQVPTTKLLIRGDENVAYGKVVELMGGLQAAGISNVGLITEAPDPQASR, encoded by the coding sequence ATGGAACCGATGGCTCCTCCGGTACAAAAACGCCGCCCCATGGCTGAAATTAATGTGGTTCCTTACATTGATGTCATGCTGGTGCTGCTGATTATTTTTATGGTCACAGCCCCTATGCTGGTGCAAACCGTACCGGTTGATTTACCCAATGTTGATGCCACACCAACGGAAATTGAACCCGAAGATAACACCATTATTGTGTCGGTGAATGCCGCGGGTTTGTATTTTGTTGAACGCGGTGACGATGATCCTAAAGCGATGGCGTTGGCGGATGTGACTGACTATGCCGGAAAAATTACGCGTCAGGTGCCAACCACCAAGCTACTGATTCGGGGGGACGAAAATGTCGCCTACGGCAAAGTGGTTGAGTTGATGGGGGGCTTACAGGCGGCAGGCATCAGCAATGTCGGGTTAATCACTGAAGCTCCGGACCCTCAGGCTTCGCGCTGA
- a CDS encoding methyltransferase, whose amino-acid sequence MSVNNNSVNKLSEALMLPGARLQQSPVLQTQGQQTQGQQLQLWLLDIDAEAVQMDAAAIGLFWQQLPYWAFAWAGGRVLAQYILDHPETVEGKRVLDFGCGSGLVGIAAAKAGAERVYVTDLDHNALSAAEHNAQLNEVTIETIVPGSVWPDVDMLLASDVLYDISSSADLRQLMMAIPDWLLAENQQVAPDWVALQLLRCQTTSTLPAIGDFDEAVTLTVYGRHS is encoded by the coding sequence ATGTCTGTTAATAATAACTCGGTTAACAAGCTGTCAGAAGCGCTGATGTTACCTGGTGCGCGTTTACAGCAATCCCCGGTACTGCAAACACAAGGGCAGCAAACACAAGGGCAGCAGTTACAACTCTGGCTGCTGGATATTGATGCAGAGGCGGTTCAAATGGATGCCGCTGCCATTGGTTTGTTCTGGCAACAATTACCTTATTGGGCATTTGCCTGGGCCGGTGGCCGGGTTCTGGCACAGTATATTCTTGATCATCCGGAAACGGTTGAAGGAAAGCGTGTACTGGATTTTGGTTGTGGCTCCGGCCTGGTTGGTATTGCGGCGGCGAAGGCGGGAGCAGAGCGTGTTTATGTGACTGATCTGGATCACAATGCTTTATCAGCAGCAGAGCATAATGCGCAGCTAAACGAAGTGACCATCGAAACGATTGTACCGGGTAGCGTCTGGCCGGACGTAGATATGTTATTGGCCAGTGACGTCTTGTACGACATCAGCTCCAGCGCTGACTTACGACAATTAATGATGGCAATCCCGGATTGGTTATTGGCTGAGAATCAGCAAGTTGCGCCGGATTGGGTGGCGTTGCAGTTATTACGATGCCAGACAACGTCAACCTTACCGGCCATCGGTGATTTTGATGAAGCGGTGACCCTGACCGTCTATGGTCGACACTCGTGA